The Sphingomonas sanxanigenens DSM 19645 = NX02 genome includes a region encoding these proteins:
- a CDS encoding YceI family protein yields MRALLIASACLAAVAVPVVAQQTMSVPGAKDPKRVTAGTYTVDSGHTQVEWRVNHLGFNDYFGLFGSATGTLVLDPAKPAASTVSIEIPINKVATSHDGLTKHLLGADFFDAEKFPTATFKSTAVTVHGEHATVAGNLTIKGVTKPATLDVQFSGAGKMPEQMGGKEGLGFHATTKIKRSDFGISYGIPMVPDEVPLQISVAFMKQ; encoded by the coding sequence ATGCGTGCACTCCTGATCGCAAGCGCCTGCCTCGCCGCCGTCGCGGTTCCCGTCGTCGCGCAGCAGACGATGTCGGTTCCGGGCGCGAAGGATCCCAAGCGGGTCACCGCCGGCACCTATACCGTCGATTCCGGCCACACCCAGGTCGAGTGGCGCGTCAACCATCTCGGCTTCAATGACTATTTCGGCCTGTTCGGCAGCGCCACCGGCACGCTGGTGCTCGATCCGGCCAAGCCCGCCGCCTCTACCGTTTCGATCGAGATCCCGATCAACAAGGTGGCGACCAGCCATGACGGGCTCACCAAGCATCTGCTGGGTGCCGATTTCTTCGATGCCGAGAAATTCCCGACCGCGACCTTCAAATCGACCGCGGTCACCGTCCATGGCGAGCATGCCACCGTGGCAGGCAATCTGACGATCAAGGGCGTGACCAAGCCGGCCACGCTGGACGTGCAGTTCAGCGGCGCGGGCAAGATGCCTGAACAGATGGGCGGCAAGGAAGGCCTGGGCTTCCACGCCACCACCAAGATCAAGCGCAGCGATTTCGGCATCAGCTATGGCATCCCGATGGTGCCGGACGAGGTGCCGCTGCAGATCAGCGTGGCCTTCATGAAGCAGTGA